A stretch of the Ictidomys tridecemlineatus isolate mIctTri1 chromosome 5, mIctTri1.hap1, whole genome shotgun sequence genome encodes the following:
- the Isl2 gene encoding insulin gene enhancer protein ISL-2 isoform X1: MVDIIFHYPFLGAMGDHSKKKPGTAMCVGCGSQIHDQFILRVSPDLEWHAACLKCAECSQYLDETCTCFVRDGKTYCKRDYVRLFGIKCAKCQVGFSSSDLVMRARDSVYHIECFRCSVCSRQLLPGDEFSLREHELLCRADHGLLLERAAAGSPRSPGPLPGARGLHLPDPGSGRQPSLRPHVHKQTEKTTRVRTVLNEKQLHTLRTCYAANPRPDALMKEQLVEMTGLSPRVIRVWFQNKRCKDKKKSILMKQLQQQQHNDKTSLQGLTGTPLVAGSPIRHESAVQGSAVEVQTYQPPWKALSEFALQSDLDQPAFQQLVSFSESGSLGNSSGSDVTSLSSQLPDTPNKRRPRKNGQDSQKRQDATCFHQDWRPLLRGLLFFSKPEFGIY, encoded by the exons ATGGtggatattatttttcattatcctTTTCTGGGTGCTATGGGGGATCATTCCAAGA AGAAGCCCGGGACCGCCATGTGCGTGGGCTGCGGGAGTCAGATCCACGACCAGTTTATCCTTCGGGTGTCGCCCGACCTCGAGTGGCATGCCGCCTGCCTCAAGTGCGCCGAGTGCAGCCAGTACCTAGATGAGACGTGCACGTGCTTCGTGAGAGACGGGAAGACCTACTGCAAGCGGGACTACGTAAG GCTGTTCGGCATCAAGTGCGCCAAGTGCCAGGTGGGCTTCAGCAGCAGCGACCTGGTGATGCGGGCGCGGGACAGCGTGTACCACATAGAGTGCTTCCGCTGCTCCGTGTGCAGCCGCCAGCTGCTGCCTGGAGATGAGTTCTCGCTGAGGGAGCACGAACTGCTCTGCCGCGCAGATCACGGCCTCCTGCTTGAGCGCGCTGCGGCCGGCAGCCCGCGCAGCCCCGGTCCTCTCCCCGGAGCCCGCGGCCTGCATCTGCCAG ACCCTGGGTCGGGCCGACAGCCCTCGCTGCGTCCACACGTGCACAAGCAGACGGAGAAGACGACCCGAGTGCGGACTGTGCTCAACGAGAAGCAGCTGCACACTCTGAGGACGTGCTACGCCGCCAACCCGCGGCCAGATGCGCTCATGAAGGAACAACTTGTGGAGATGACCGGCCTGAGCCCGCGGGTCATCCGCGTATGGTTCCAGAACAAGCGGTGCAAGGACAAGAAGAAATCCATTCTTATGAAGCAGCTGCAACAACAGCAGCACAATGACAAGACG AGCCTGCAGGGACTTACCGGGACGCCCCTGGTGGCGGGCAGCCCCATTCGCCACGAGAGCGCGGTGCAGGGCAGCGCAGTTGAGGTGCAGACCTACCAGCCTCCATGGAAAGCACTCAGCGAGTTCGCACTCCAGAGTGACCTGGACCAACCAGCCTTCCAGCAGCTG gtcTCCTTCTCCGAGTCCGGTTCCCTAGGCAACTCCTCTGGCAGCGACGTGACCTCCCTGTCCTCCCAGCTCCCGGACACCCCCAACA agagaagacCGAGAAAAAACGGTCAGGACAGCCAAAAGCGCCAGGACGCAACCTGCTTTCACCAAGACTGGAGACCCCTGCTCcgaggacttttatttttttccaaaccgGAATTTGGGATTTACTAG
- the Isl2 gene encoding insulin gene enhancer protein ISL-2 isoform X3 — protein MVDIIFHYPFLGAMGDHSKKKPGTAMCVGCGSQIHDQFILRVSPDLEWHAACLKCAECSQYLDETCTCFVRDGKTYCKRDYVRLFGIKCAKCQVGFSSSDLVMRARDSVYHIECFRCSVCSRQLLPGDEFSLREHELLCRADHGLLLERAAAGSPRSPGPLPGARGLHLPDPGSGRQPSLRPHVHKQTEKTTRVRTVLNEKQLHTLRTCYAANPRPDALMKEQLVEMTGLSPRVIRVWFQNKRCKDKKKSILMKQLQQQQHNDKTSLQGLTGTPLVAGSPIRHESAVQGSAVEVQTYQPPWKALSEFALQSDLDQPAFQQLVSFSESGSLGNSSGSDVTSLSSQLPDTPNSMVPSPVET, from the exons ATGGtggatattatttttcattatcctTTTCTGGGTGCTATGGGGGATCATTCCAAGA AGAAGCCCGGGACCGCCATGTGCGTGGGCTGCGGGAGTCAGATCCACGACCAGTTTATCCTTCGGGTGTCGCCCGACCTCGAGTGGCATGCCGCCTGCCTCAAGTGCGCCGAGTGCAGCCAGTACCTAGATGAGACGTGCACGTGCTTCGTGAGAGACGGGAAGACCTACTGCAAGCGGGACTACGTAAG GCTGTTCGGCATCAAGTGCGCCAAGTGCCAGGTGGGCTTCAGCAGCAGCGACCTGGTGATGCGGGCGCGGGACAGCGTGTACCACATAGAGTGCTTCCGCTGCTCCGTGTGCAGCCGCCAGCTGCTGCCTGGAGATGAGTTCTCGCTGAGGGAGCACGAACTGCTCTGCCGCGCAGATCACGGCCTCCTGCTTGAGCGCGCTGCGGCCGGCAGCCCGCGCAGCCCCGGTCCTCTCCCCGGAGCCCGCGGCCTGCATCTGCCAG ACCCTGGGTCGGGCCGACAGCCCTCGCTGCGTCCACACGTGCACAAGCAGACGGAGAAGACGACCCGAGTGCGGACTGTGCTCAACGAGAAGCAGCTGCACACTCTGAGGACGTGCTACGCCGCCAACCCGCGGCCAGATGCGCTCATGAAGGAACAACTTGTGGAGATGACCGGCCTGAGCCCGCGGGTCATCCGCGTATGGTTCCAGAACAAGCGGTGCAAGGACAAGAAGAAATCCATTCTTATGAAGCAGCTGCAACAACAGCAGCACAATGACAAGACG AGCCTGCAGGGACTTACCGGGACGCCCCTGGTGGCGGGCAGCCCCATTCGCCACGAGAGCGCGGTGCAGGGCAGCGCAGTTGAGGTGCAGACCTACCAGCCTCCATGGAAAGCACTCAGCGAGTTCGCACTCCAGAGTGACCTGGACCAACCAGCCTTCCAGCAGCTG gtcTCCTTCTCCGAGTCCGGTTCCCTAGGCAACTCCTCTGGCAGCGACGTGACCTCCCTGTCCTCCCAGCTCCCGGACACCCCCAACAGTATGGTGCCGAGTCCCGTGGAGACGTGA
- the Isl2 gene encoding insulin gene enhancer protein ISL-2 isoform X2: MCVGCGSQIHDQFILRVSPDLEWHAACLKCAECSQYLDETCTCFVRDGKTYCKRDYVRLFGIKCAKCQVGFSSSDLVMRARDSVYHIECFRCSVCSRQLLPGDEFSLREHELLCRADHGLLLERAAAGSPRSPGPLPGARGLHLPDPGSGRQPSLRPHVHKQTEKTTRVRTVLNEKQLHTLRTCYAANPRPDALMKEQLVEMTGLSPRVIRVWFQNKRCKDKKKSILMKQLQQQQHNDKTSLQGLTGTPLVAGSPIRHESAVQGSAVEVQTYQPPWKALSEFALQSDLDQPAFQQLVSFSESGSLGNSSGSDVTSLSSQLPDTPNKRRPRKNGQDSQKRQDATCFHQDWRPLLRGLLFFSKPEFGIY; the protein is encoded by the exons ATGTGCGTGGGCTGCGGGAGTCAGATCCACGACCAGTTTATCCTTCGGGTGTCGCCCGACCTCGAGTGGCATGCCGCCTGCCTCAAGTGCGCCGAGTGCAGCCAGTACCTAGATGAGACGTGCACGTGCTTCGTGAGAGACGGGAAGACCTACTGCAAGCGGGACTACGTAAG GCTGTTCGGCATCAAGTGCGCCAAGTGCCAGGTGGGCTTCAGCAGCAGCGACCTGGTGATGCGGGCGCGGGACAGCGTGTACCACATAGAGTGCTTCCGCTGCTCCGTGTGCAGCCGCCAGCTGCTGCCTGGAGATGAGTTCTCGCTGAGGGAGCACGAACTGCTCTGCCGCGCAGATCACGGCCTCCTGCTTGAGCGCGCTGCGGCCGGCAGCCCGCGCAGCCCCGGTCCTCTCCCCGGAGCCCGCGGCCTGCATCTGCCAG ACCCTGGGTCGGGCCGACAGCCCTCGCTGCGTCCACACGTGCACAAGCAGACGGAGAAGACGACCCGAGTGCGGACTGTGCTCAACGAGAAGCAGCTGCACACTCTGAGGACGTGCTACGCCGCCAACCCGCGGCCAGATGCGCTCATGAAGGAACAACTTGTGGAGATGACCGGCCTGAGCCCGCGGGTCATCCGCGTATGGTTCCAGAACAAGCGGTGCAAGGACAAGAAGAAATCCATTCTTATGAAGCAGCTGCAACAACAGCAGCACAATGACAAGACG AGCCTGCAGGGACTTACCGGGACGCCCCTGGTGGCGGGCAGCCCCATTCGCCACGAGAGCGCGGTGCAGGGCAGCGCAGTTGAGGTGCAGACCTACCAGCCTCCATGGAAAGCACTCAGCGAGTTCGCACTCCAGAGTGACCTGGACCAACCAGCCTTCCAGCAGCTG gtcTCCTTCTCCGAGTCCGGTTCCCTAGGCAACTCCTCTGGCAGCGACGTGACCTCCCTGTCCTCCCAGCTCCCGGACACCCCCAACA agagaagacCGAGAAAAAACGGTCAGGACAGCCAAAAGCGCCAGGACGCAACCTGCTTTCACCAAGACTGGAGACCCCTGCTCcgaggacttttatttttttccaaaccgGAATTTGGGATTTACTAG